The Methanoplanus sp. FWC-SCC4 genome has a window encoding:
- a CDS encoding putative sulfate/molybdate transporter, producing the protein MNKETLPGDKRIKFGINELAGSVGDFGTIFPIILGVALVSNVNLSTIFLFFAIWYALVGVYYNMPIPVEPMKAIGAVVIAEGLSAPEIAASGIIIGVMFLLIGYLRGMKKIQRFIPESVIRGVQAGLAILLLKTSFGFVINDLTFALISVFIVLLFMILSLRTKIPDLSALIIIGIGIATGFFAYGIPNPKMIAIPEIVIPETADFVFSAWHLVIPQIPLTLTNAILATSLLAFDLFKRDAEPDKLSKTIGAMNIISCPLGGFPMCHGAGGLAAQYRFGARTGGSNVFAGIIMLGFAFFFATPEMLRIIPTGIFAGLLIFVALTLGKSASKTDSWPVTILIGILTPFTGITFAFAGGMLLAYFEKFRVKKNRNDGNRM; encoded by the coding sequence TTGAATAAGGAAACATTACCGGGAGATAAAAGAATTAAGTTTGGTATTAACGAGCTTGCGGGCTCTGTCGGGGATTTCGGTACAATATTCCCTATAATTCTCGGCGTGGCACTTGTTTCAAACGTGAATCTTAGTACAATATTTCTCTTTTTTGCCATCTGGTATGCGCTTGTCGGCGTATACTATAATATGCCGATTCCTGTTGAACCGATGAAGGCCATTGGGGCGGTTGTAATTGCAGAGGGTCTCTCAGCCCCTGAAATCGCTGCATCAGGCATAATTATCGGAGTAATGTTCCTTTTGATCGGTTATCTCAGGGGAATGAAAAAAATACAGAGGTTTATCCCGGAGAGCGTTATCAGGGGTGTTCAGGCCGGTCTTGCAATCCTGCTTTTAAAGACATCATTTGGTTTTGTAATAAATGATCTAACATTTGCTCTGATTTCGGTCTTTATTGTTCTGTTATTTATGATACTGTCATTAAGGACAAAAATTCCGGATTTGTCAGCCCTGATAATAATTGGTATCGGAATTGCAACCGGATTTTTTGCATACGGAATTCCAAATCCGAAAATGATTGCGATACCAGAGATTGTGATACCGGAAACTGCGGATTTTGTCTTCTCTGCATGGCATCTGGTAATCCCGCAGATACCCCTGACTCTGACAAATGCCATACTTGCAACCTCCCTTCTTGCATTTGATCTCTTCAAAAGGGATGCAGAGCCTGACAAACTCTCAAAGACAATAGGGGCAATGAATATTATATCCTGTCCGCTCGGGGGCTTTCCTATGTGCCACGGTGCAGGAGGGCTGGCCGCCCAGTACAGATTCGGGGCACGCACAGGCGGCTCAAATGTTTTTGCAGGCATTATTATGCTGGGATTTGCATTTTTCTTTGCAACACCGGAGATGCTTCGGATAATCCCGACAGGGATATTTGCAGGTCTTCTGATATTTGTGGCACTGACTCTTGGAAAATCTGCATCAAAGACAGATTCATGGCCGGTCACTATTTTAATAGGTATCCTGACACCCTTCACCGGCATTACCTTTGCTTTCGCAGGGGGAATGCTGCTGGCTTATTTTGAAAAATTCAGGGTAAAAAAGAATCGTAATGACGGAAATCGGATGTGA